A portion of the Nitrospira sp. genome contains these proteins:
- a CDS encoding oligosaccharide flippase family protein: MVEKGRIATNAVSSVVQIIVSGLTLVILYRYLLGTIGVEKLGVWSLVLATSSMIQVANFGLTGSIVKHIAECDARGDKQSLAVAVETAIITVILLSLLLTICAYPAAKYYLAFAIDDRLCHDALEILPLALVSFLLLMITSVYQSGLYGCQLIVQRNGLLIGESFSHLTLCLLLAPRYGLLGLAYARAAQNLMTLTASAAFLKRNVSSLSFIPYRWDRDQFKQMVGYAANFQIISFLVMLSDPITKALLGRLGGVSMVGYYEMANKLVQLFRSLIVNANQVLVPAFANLGQLQPWRVSELYLKSYRMVIYLALPGFGLLTVCTPLISELWIGRIESVFVWSMVLLCAGWFANTLAVPAYFASLGTGEMRINVTSHVVMTVANIILGVFLGQVVGGLGVIAGWAIALAIGGLSLNLLYYHQKSIALGNLCSKDDRILGLHVVFALGTCCLAWQVFPSAWDVSLPALGVSGAWGTILTSVVTIVGYLAILTLQVWKHSIRNDVQGWLIGAFAREPAVQARTD, encoded by the coding sequence ATGGTTGAGAAAGGTCGCATTGCAACTAACGCTGTATCCTCAGTAGTTCAGATCATTGTCTCTGGCCTGACACTGGTCATCCTCTATCGATATTTGCTGGGAACAATTGGTGTCGAGAAATTAGGAGTGTGGTCGTTAGTTTTGGCAACAAGTTCAATGATTCAAGTCGCGAATTTTGGATTAACGGGAAGTATTGTAAAACATATTGCGGAATGCGATGCGAGAGGCGACAAGCAGTCTCTGGCTGTTGCGGTCGAAACCGCGATCATTACAGTGATTCTCTTAAGTCTGCTGCTAACAATCTGTGCGTATCCAGCCGCGAAATACTATCTTGCCTTTGCCATAGATGATCGGTTGTGCCATGACGCACTTGAAATACTGCCATTGGCATTAGTCTCATTCCTGCTGCTGATGATAACGAGCGTCTATCAGTCAGGGTTGTACGGGTGTCAGCTTATTGTGCAAAGAAATGGTCTCTTGATTGGGGAGTCTTTTTCTCACCTGACCCTGTGTCTGCTCCTGGCACCTCGCTATGGGTTGCTGGGTCTCGCTTACGCGAGGGCGGCTCAAAATCTCATGACGCTGACGGCTTCGGCAGCGTTCCTGAAACGCAATGTATCATCACTCTCATTCATCCCGTATCGATGGGACAGGGACCAGTTCAAGCAAATGGTCGGTTATGCGGCGAACTTTCAAATAATCTCATTTCTGGTGATGCTCTCTGATCCCATTACAAAGGCGCTTCTGGGCAGGCTGGGAGGGGTGTCCATGGTTGGCTATTATGAGATGGCCAATAAACTTGTGCAGTTGTTTCGGTCACTCATCGTCAACGCAAACCAAGTTCTTGTTCCTGCATTTGCCAACCTCGGACAGTTGCAGCCATGGAGGGTATCTGAACTGTACCTGAAATCGTATCGTATGGTGATCTATCTCGCGCTTCCAGGGTTTGGCCTCCTGACCGTTTGCACACCATTAATATCAGAGCTCTGGATCGGACGTATTGAATCCGTCTTTGTATGGTCAATGGTCTTACTATGTGCCGGATGGTTTGCCAACACCCTTGCCGTACCAGCGTACTTTGCTAGTCTCGGTACAGGGGAGATGCGTATTAATGTTACATCCCATGTTGTGATGACAGTTGCAAATATTATTCTCGGGGTGTTCTTAGGGCAGGTTGTCGGAGGACTCGGAGTGATCGCGGGGTGGGCGATTGCGTTAGCCATTGGAGGGTTGTCGCTAAATCTCCTCTACTATCATCAAAAGTCAATTGCACTCGGTAACCTTTGTTCTAAAGATGATCGCATCCTTGGATTGCACGTCGTCTTCGCCTTGGGGACATGCTGCCTTGCCTGGCAAGTATTTCCAAGCGCATGGGACGTATCGCTGCCTGCACTAGGTGTTTCAGGCGCGTGGGGGACGATTTTAACGAGTGTCGTAACAATCGTAGGCTATCTTGCCATCCTGACTCTGCAAGTATGGAAGCATTCAATAAGAAATGATGTGCAGGGATGGCTTATCGGTGCATTTGCAAGGGAACCAGCAGTGCAAGCTCGTACAGACTGA
- a CDS encoding FkbM family methyltransferase produces MLRTEVKNGLRKLGYVASRYDHRRDPFAVRKHFFEMYGINLVLDIGANSGQFAQQLLESGYRGKIISFEPLSSAFGKLSEAAQKHSDWNAVHCALGQEEGSEEINVAANSWSSSLLAMLPAHLESAPNSAYIATETIQIKTLDALYPSYRWDGSHAFLKIDTQGFTMKVLEGGSQTLEEISGLQVEMSLVPLYEGEPLIAEVMSFLHGRGFTPIAIFPEFFDNRTGQQLQVNGLFFRL; encoded by the coding sequence ATGTTGCGCACTGAAGTGAAGAATGGGCTGAGGAAACTGGGTTATGTCGCGTCCCGATATGATCATAGACGCGATCCATTTGCAGTAAGGAAACACTTTTTTGAAATGTATGGTATCAACCTGGTTCTTGACATCGGTGCGAACAGCGGACAATTTGCCCAGCAGTTACTCGAGTCGGGCTATAGGGGGAAAATCATCTCTTTTGAACCGCTTTCTTCGGCGTTTGGAAAGCTCTCTGAAGCGGCCCAGAAACATTCCGATTGGAACGCCGTGCATTGTGCGTTAGGGCAAGAAGAGGGTTCAGAAGAGATAAATGTCGCAGCGAACTCGTGGAGCAGCTCGCTTCTAGCGATGCTTCCCGCACACCTGGAGTCGGCCCCAAACTCAGCGTACATCGCTACAGAAACGATACAGATTAAGACTCTTGATGCACTTTACCCAAGTTATCGGTGGGATGGCAGTCATGCGTTCCTCAAAATAGATACTCAAGGCTTCACGATGAAGGTTCTTGAAGGGGGGAGTCAGACGCTTGAGGAGATTTCAGGGCTCCAAGTCGAGATGTCGTTGGTACCACTATATGAAGGAGAGCCGCTAATCGCCGAAGTCATGTCATTCTTGCATGGCAGAGGGTTTACGCCGATCGCCATATTCCCTGAATTCTTTGATAACCGCACGGGGCAACAGTTGCAAGTGAATGGTCTTTTTTTTCGTCTCTGA
- a CDS encoding GDP-L-fucose synthase, which translates to MTSFWNDKRVVVTGGAGFLGSFVVDQLRAKGCQQLVVPRSQEYDLVEMDAVKRLYRDTRPDVVIHLAARVGGIGANQANPGRFFYDNLMMGTQLIEIGRQQGLKKFVTTGTICAYPKFAPIPFKEDDIWNGYPEETNAPYGLAKKMMLAQSQAYRDQYGFNSIVLFPVNLYGPRDNFDLQTSHVIPALIRKCVSAKEEGRTAITLWGDGAPTREFLYVEDAAEGVVLAAEHYDGSLPVNLGTGEEISIRDLAKLIAAEVGFIGQIQWDATKPNGQPRRCLDVSRAKQLFGFQAKHGLRDGVKKTVQWFQSNSQSIREVHF; encoded by the coding sequence ATGACTTCATTTTGGAACGATAAGCGTGTGGTTGTCACGGGGGGAGCCGGATTTCTGGGGTCGTTCGTCGTGGATCAGTTGCGCGCGAAAGGCTGCCAGCAGTTAGTTGTGCCGCGGAGTCAGGAATATGATCTGGTGGAAATGGATGCCGTCAAGAGGTTGTATCGTGACACCAGGCCGGACGTTGTCATCCATTTGGCCGCGCGTGTCGGCGGCATCGGTGCCAACCAGGCCAATCCGGGTCGGTTCTTCTATGACAATCTCATGATGGGTACGCAACTGATTGAGATTGGACGTCAGCAGGGACTCAAGAAGTTTGTAACCACAGGAACGATCTGTGCGTATCCGAAATTCGCCCCGATTCCATTTAAGGAAGACGATATCTGGAATGGTTATCCTGAGGAAACGAATGCGCCATATGGGTTGGCGAAGAAAATGATGTTGGCGCAATCACAGGCCTATCGTGATCAGTACGGATTTAACTCGATCGTCCTCTTCCCGGTGAATTTGTATGGGCCGCGAGACAACTTTGATTTACAAACGTCGCATGTCATTCCGGCGTTGATACGAAAATGTGTCTCGGCGAAGGAGGAGGGGCGCACGGCAATTACCCTGTGGGGAGATGGGGCACCGACCAGAGAGTTCCTGTACGTGGAGGATGCCGCCGAAGGGGTTGTCCTTGCGGCTGAGCACTATGATGGCAGTCTGCCGGTCAACTTGGGAACAGGTGAGGAAATTTCAATTCGTGACCTCGCGAAATTGATTGCGGCGGAAGTCGGGTTTATTGGTCAGATTCAATGGGATGCTACGAAGCCGAACGGCCAACCTCGCCGTTGCCTGGACGTCAGCCGGGCCAAACAGCTCTTCGGATTTCAAGCCAAGCATGGGTTGCGCGATGGAGTAAAGAAAACCGTCCAGTGGTTTCAATCTAATAGCCAGTCGATCCGCGAAGTGCACTTCTGA
- the wecB gene encoding UDP-N-acetylglucosamine 2-epimerase (non-hydrolyzing) yields the protein MKRIDIIAGARPNFMKIAPIIDALKAAEHRGGQLRYRLIHTGQHYDRAMSGSFFEELGIPDPDINLEVGSGTQAEQTAGIMVGYEKVLLKERSDLCLVVGDVTSTMACSIVARKLGVPVAHVEGGIRSGDWTMPEEINRVVTDSITNWFFTTSDTANENLRCAGITDDRIFFVGNTMIDTLLKNVPRLKPPACWQSLKLASHQYFVITLHRPANVDGEQQLLRLLHAVAEGTQGLPVIFPVHPRTAKNLREAGTKLPSMHYVDPLGYLEFNYLVKHAKGVITDSGGITEETTVLGVPCLTLRDNTERPETIAIGTNELIGTDPSKLPPALERLMAGQWKKGAVPPRWDGKAAERIVGQLERLLLSS from the coding sequence GTGAAGCGCATTGATATTATTGCGGGGGCACGTCCCAATTTCATGAAAATCGCGCCGATCATCGACGCGCTCAAGGCTGCTGAACATCGTGGAGGACAGCTCCGATATCGATTGATTCATACCGGCCAGCATTATGACCGAGCGATGTCGGGCAGCTTTTTTGAAGAACTTGGGATTCCCGACCCGGACATCAATCTCGAGGTGGGATCAGGGACTCAAGCGGAGCAAACCGCCGGCATTATGGTCGGATATGAGAAGGTTCTGCTGAAAGAGAGGAGTGACCTTTGCCTGGTCGTCGGTGATGTGACGTCGACCATGGCCTGTTCCATTGTCGCTCGTAAACTGGGTGTGCCGGTGGCGCACGTCGAGGGTGGTATTCGGTCCGGTGACTGGACAATGCCCGAGGAAATCAACCGCGTGGTAACCGATTCGATCACAAACTGGTTTTTTACGACCAGCGACACCGCGAATGAAAACTTGCGATGTGCCGGTATCACCGATGATCGGATCTTCTTCGTCGGCAATACCATGATCGATACGTTGCTCAAGAACGTGCCCCGATTGAAACCACCGGCTTGTTGGCAGTCGCTGAAGCTGGCATCACACCAGTATTTTGTGATCACGCTCCATCGGCCTGCGAATGTCGATGGAGAACAGCAGTTGCTCAGACTGTTGCATGCGGTTGCAGAAGGAACACAAGGCCTGCCGGTTATTTTCCCTGTCCATCCCAGAACAGCCAAGAATCTGCGAGAAGCGGGGACGAAGCTCCCCTCCATGCACTACGTCGATCCATTGGGCTATCTCGAGTTCAATTACCTTGTCAAACATGCCAAAGGGGTCATCACGGATTCCGGGGGCATCACCGAAGAGACGACGGTGCTAGGAGTGCCCTGTCTGACGCTCCGGGACAACACTGAACGGCCTGAAACGATCGCGATTGGTACCAACGAACTCATTGGGACCGATCCGAGCAAGCTGCCTCCCGCACTCGAGAGATTGATGGCGGGGCAATGGAAGAAAGGGGCCGTTCCTCCGCGCTGGGATGGGAAGGCCGCGGAGCGGATTGTAGGGCAGTTGGAGCGGCTCCTGCTCTCATCGTGA
- a CDS encoding O-antigen ligase family protein produces the protein MLYYAIAVGVLCLMGFCLLRPRVKVLIAFFVMTSCFDLVPRIFLKIDVWDVGAILLLIAWLQLALRKSEVPTSTIGYVVGLRIILGWMTLCLLWSVLIYEYPGLNSLKASRQMMIGLLSFFVFKELFAVDKGAYEFFGRALYVATFMLLPVCLVQFALHKPLLFGLYREYGDVTRSLPVFLPLVLLYLWMIASKVLTATRISMHEVLYAGMAVAVTALTFTRGIYLAVLFVFGVMIFTLALRKSPENIKLNWAVVPMLFILFTLCGAGLYISGYADKVIERFTSAMELVLEQKTKTNKDNEDTYTGRLGIAKERFMLVLAHNPVIGYGFIHEDDVPRALRAKLKYGSVIYTPQYIERYQAGYPYVLALHSADIGWADIMINTGFVGLALWIVLCAVFVTHFYATAGRTSAAYYHARLAHFLQFIVGILLMFESNTFVNLVQIPAFILAGYWYCSNEQTEPQSEDALAVSMEVAPATI, from the coding sequence ATGCTGTATTACGCGATTGCTGTCGGTGTTCTCTGCCTGATGGGATTCTGTCTGCTGCGTCCAAGAGTCAAGGTGCTTATCGCATTCTTCGTGATGACCTCTTGTTTTGATCTGGTGCCGAGAATTTTCCTTAAAATTGATGTATGGGACGTCGGCGCAATTCTTCTGCTAATAGCATGGCTTCAACTGGCTTTACGAAAAAGTGAAGTGCCAACATCGACGATAGGCTATGTGGTTGGGCTCAGGATAATTCTAGGATGGATGACGTTGTGTCTGTTGTGGTCGGTTCTGATCTATGAGTACCCAGGACTGAACAGCTTAAAAGCGTCACGGCAGATGATGATCGGTCTCCTCTCATTCTTTGTTTTTAAGGAACTCTTTGCGGTGGATAAAGGCGCATACGAATTCTTCGGTCGGGCTCTGTACGTCGCGACGTTTATGCTGTTGCCGGTCTGTCTGGTTCAATTTGCTCTGCATAAGCCGTTATTGTTCGGTTTATACAGAGAATACGGTGATGTCACGAGATCTTTGCCGGTATTTCTTCCGTTAGTGCTGTTGTATCTGTGGATGATTGCCTCGAAAGTCCTCACGGCAACCAGGATTTCGATGCATGAGGTGTTATATGCAGGAATGGCTGTTGCTGTAACAGCGCTCACCTTTACTAGAGGAATTTATCTTGCGGTGCTCTTTGTCTTTGGAGTCATGATCTTCACGCTTGCGTTGAGGAAGAGTCCCGAGAACATAAAGCTCAATTGGGCTGTGGTGCCAATGTTGTTCATCCTGTTCACGCTCTGCGGGGCCGGTCTCTATATCAGCGGATATGCAGATAAGGTTATTGAGCGGTTCACTAGCGCCATGGAACTTGTCCTGGAGCAAAAAACGAAAACAAATAAGGACAATGAAGATACGTATACCGGAAGATTAGGCATCGCCAAAGAACGATTCATGCTTGTCCTTGCGCATAACCCTGTCATTGGATACGGGTTCATTCATGAAGATGATGTCCCGAGGGCACTGAGGGCAAAGCTTAAATATGGATCAGTCATCTACACTCCTCAATACATTGAGCGATATCAGGCAGGTTATCCCTACGTCCTGGCGCTCCATTCGGCGGATATTGGATGGGCTGATATCATGATTAATACGGGTTTCGTGGGATTGGCTCTATGGATAGTACTATGTGCTGTCTTTGTAACACATTTCTATGCAACGGCAGGACGAACGTCAGCAGCCTATTACCACGCTCGTTTGGCACACTTTCTTCAGTTTATTGTCGGCATCTTGCTCATGTTTGAGAGTAATACGTTTGTCAATCTGGTTCAGATTCCGGCATTCATCCTGGCGGGATACTGGTATTGTTCAAACGAGCAGACGGAGCCGCAATCAGAGGATGCGTTAGCCGTATCAATGGAAGTCGCCCCTGCAACGATATGA
- the gmd gene encoding GDP-mannose 4,6-dehydratase, with product MKKALITGITGQDGSYLSEFLLGRGYEVYGIIRRSSSFNTGRIDPIYEDPHVPHRRLHLVYGDLNDASSLNRILRTVQPDEIYNLGAQSHVRVSFDIPEYTGEITGLGTIRLLEAIRESGLKPKFYQASSSEMFGKVLEVPQKETTPFYPRSPYGAAKVYSYWITVNYREAYNLFACNGILFNHESPRRGETFVTRKITKAAARIKLGIQQDLFLGNLDAKRDWGYAGDYVEAMWMMLQAPTPDDYVIATGETHTVKEMLELTFDRLQLDWKKHVKIDAKYYRPTEVDLLIGDSTKAKKDLGWQPKVRFEELIAMMVDADLAAEREKLDGTRKRS from the coding sequence GTGAAAAAAGCACTGATTACCGGTATTACGGGGCAAGATGGGTCCTATCTATCAGAGTTTCTCCTTGGCCGAGGATACGAAGTCTACGGGATCATCCGTCGTTCCAGCTCGTTCAATACAGGGCGTATCGATCCCATTTATGAGGATCCGCATGTGCCGCATCGGCGGCTCCATTTGGTCTACGGCGACTTGAACGATGCCAGTTCCCTGAATCGGATCCTGCGCACCGTCCAGCCCGATGAAATCTATAATCTTGGCGCCCAGAGTCACGTTCGGGTCAGTTTTGACATTCCCGAATATACGGGTGAGATCACGGGGCTTGGTACGATTCGTCTGCTGGAAGCCATTCGGGAGTCAGGACTCAAGCCGAAATTCTACCAGGCCTCGTCCAGCGAGATGTTCGGCAAGGTGCTGGAGGTTCCGCAGAAGGAAACGACGCCGTTCTATCCACGAAGTCCGTACGGAGCCGCGAAAGTCTACTCCTACTGGATTACGGTCAACTACCGCGAAGCCTACAATCTCTTTGCATGCAACGGCATTTTGTTTAATCACGAATCACCGCGGCGCGGAGAAACCTTTGTCACGCGGAAGATTACCAAGGCGGCCGCCCGGATCAAGCTCGGCATCCAGCAGGATCTGTTTCTCGGAAATCTCGATGCGAAGCGTGACTGGGGCTATGCGGGTGACTATGTCGAGGCGATGTGGATGATGTTGCAAGCTCCGACTCCCGATGACTATGTTATTGCTACGGGGGAGACTCATACGGTCAAGGAAATGCTTGAATTGACCTTTGACCGTCTGCAATTGGATTGGAAGAAACACGTGAAGATCGATGCGAAATACTATCGCCCGACGGAAGTGGATCTGTTGATCGGAGATAGCACGAAAGCCAAGAAGGATCTCGGATGGCAACCTAAGGTACGGTTTGAAGAGCTCATCGCTATGATGGTGGATGCCGACTTGGCAGCGGAGAGGGAAAAACTAGACGGGACGAGGAAACGAAGCTAA
- a CDS encoding PDZ domain-containing protein — MTHSAEERDDTVATLAPQNIRRVGLLLCLGASGFLVAHTINAFVADALYVIPERTTGSGSDPSGGVPAIASYSSTQAMEHIRSSGLFLLPPVMENGTTGTTASGRRSSSGPVVRASLGLAARLRLIGTVLGDQRGVFAIVEELSSKQQSLYHLHDSILDLGEVAEIRRNGITVRQGNVEELLELAISESQAALTGAAGATPNPQAATAPIAPLRKVVDRREVEQAMNDLPKLLSQARAVPNTVNGAINGFRLDYIAPASFYEKIGVQTGDVLQRVNGVDIRDPSTILSLLQQLKNEQTVKLDLVRNNQRSTITYELR; from the coding sequence ATGACCCATTCAGCGGAAGAGAGAGACGATACCGTGGCAACCCTTGCTCCTCAAAATATTCGCCGTGTCGGCTTGTTGCTGTGCCTGGGAGCCTCAGGGTTCCTCGTCGCGCACACCATCAACGCATTTGTGGCCGATGCCCTGTATGTGATTCCGGAGCGGACGACAGGATCGGGGAGTGACCCCTCGGGAGGGGTGCCAGCCATCGCGTCATATTCTTCGACGCAGGCTATGGAACACATTCGCTCCAGCGGGCTCTTCCTTCTTCCACCGGTGATGGAAAATGGAACGACAGGGACCACCGCTTCCGGTCGACGCAGTTCCAGCGGCCCAGTGGTTCGAGCATCCCTCGGGTTAGCAGCAAGACTTCGCTTGATCGGCACGGTACTCGGCGATCAACGCGGCGTCTTTGCCATCGTCGAAGAGCTGTCATCCAAACAACAATCCTTGTATCACTTGCATGACTCCATCCTCGATTTGGGCGAAGTCGCCGAGATCCGTCGAAACGGGATTACCGTCCGTCAGGGCAACGTGGAAGAATTGTTGGAATTGGCGATCTCAGAAAGTCAGGCTGCATTGACCGGCGCTGCTGGCGCCACTCCCAATCCTCAAGCAGCCACCGCGCCGATCGCGCCGCTTCGCAAAGTGGTGGATCGCCGTGAAGTGGAACAGGCCATGAATGACCTGCCGAAACTTCTTTCGCAGGCACGAGCCGTACCAAATACGGTCAATGGAGCCATCAACGGATTTCGCCTGGACTACATCGCACCAGCCAGTTTTTACGAAAAAATCGGGGTCCAGACTGGAGATGTGCTCCAGCGCGTCAATGGAGTCGATATTCGAGATCCGAGTACCATATTGAGCCTGCTTCAGCAACTCAAGAACGAACAGACGGTGAAACTCGACCTGGTCCGGAATAACCAGCGCTCAACCATCACCTACGAGCTTCGCTGA
- the gspE gene encoding type II secretion system ATPase GspE, producing MSLPGHHQAEYLNPGKVLERLESKTPSQVRELREEVREPVSELDEHQQPIVNSTRPRLGDILREKFQLSELKLEEALAYQQEKGGRLGEVLLHLRALREEVLLEALAQQFDMTWLPHLDTTPVDHEMIKKVPIAFCRRYRVLPLRDENGAILTASTDPLETVALDDLRLLLGKPIAPVLTTSVALLARLNRAYDEIANPAGAEEVMEDIAANRSLDQLAHELDEPQDLLDATDEAPIIRLVNSVLFQAVRQRASDVHFESFERGLVVRYRIDGVLYPILTPPKHLQASIIARLKIMAGLNIAEKRLPQDGRFAIRTAGKDVDLRVSVLPTSHGERIVLRLLEKENRLLNLSEMGFPKERLTVIHQLIQLAHGIILVTGPTGSGKTTTLYAALSHINSPDKNIITVEDPVEYQLLGIGQMQVNPKINLTFAAGLRSILRQDPDVIMIGEIRDRETAEIAIHASLTGHLVFSTLHTNDAASAATRLIDMGIEPFLVASSVVAVLAQRLLRRICPDCKRPYRASEDELSRLDLPPGSAVTLYRGAGCAACSQTGYRGRTGIFELMVLDDEIRRLIGSKADSTAIKQAALAKGMVTLKQEGAERVIQGRTTLEEVMRITQQEIDVD from the coding sequence ATGTCCTTGCCAGGTCATCATCAAGCAGAGTATCTTAATCCTGGGAAAGTATTAGAGAGACTCGAGAGCAAAACCCCATCTCAAGTACGTGAGTTACGGGAAGAGGTCAGGGAACCAGTGTCTGAACTAGACGAGCACCAGCAGCCTATTGTGAATTCGACTCGGCCACGCCTGGGGGACATTCTCCGGGAGAAATTTCAGCTCTCGGAGCTGAAGCTTGAGGAGGCCCTTGCCTACCAACAGGAGAAAGGTGGTCGGTTGGGAGAAGTGTTGCTGCACCTGCGAGCGTTGCGCGAAGAGGTGTTGTTGGAAGCACTGGCCCAGCAGTTTGACATGACATGGCTCCCCCATCTCGATACCACCCCGGTGGACCATGAGATGATCAAAAAGGTGCCGATCGCGTTTTGCCGGCGATACCGGGTCTTGCCGCTGCGTGACGAAAACGGAGCCATCCTCACCGCCTCGACCGATCCGTTGGAAACCGTGGCCCTGGATGACCTTCGCTTGCTACTGGGGAAACCCATCGCGCCGGTCTTGACCACCAGCGTCGCGCTCCTCGCGAGGCTCAACCGAGCCTACGACGAAATCGCAAATCCTGCAGGCGCCGAAGAAGTGATGGAGGATATTGCAGCGAACCGAAGCTTGGACCAGTTGGCCCACGAGCTCGACGAGCCACAAGACTTGCTCGATGCGACAGACGAAGCTCCGATCATCCGACTCGTCAACTCGGTACTGTTCCAGGCGGTTCGGCAGCGAGCCAGCGACGTCCACTTCGAATCGTTCGAACGAGGGTTGGTCGTCCGCTATCGGATCGACGGTGTCCTCTACCCGATCCTCACACCGCCCAAGCATTTGCAAGCCAGCATCATCGCTCGTCTCAAAATCATGGCCGGCTTGAACATCGCTGAAAAACGCCTTCCACAGGACGGTCGGTTCGCGATCAGAACCGCCGGAAAGGACGTCGACCTCCGAGTCTCCGTCCTCCCCACCTCTCATGGTGAGCGAATCGTGCTGCGATTGCTGGAAAAGGAAAATCGCCTGCTCAACCTCTCTGAAATGGGATTTCCCAAAGAACGTCTGACCGTCATTCACCAGCTCATCCAACTGGCGCACGGCATCATCCTCGTCACCGGCCCCACGGGAAGCGGGAAGACAACCACCCTGTATGCCGCACTGAGCCACATCAACTCGCCGGACAAGAACATCATCACCGTCGAAGATCCGGTCGAATACCAACTGCTCGGCATCGGGCAAATGCAGGTCAACCCGAAAATCAATCTGACGTTCGCCGCCGGGCTACGATCGATTCTTCGACAGGACCCTGATGTCATCATGATCGGGGAGATCCGCGATCGTGAAACGGCGGAGATTGCTATTCACGCCTCGCTCACCGGACATTTGGTATTCTCGACCCTCCATACGAACGATGCCGCCAGCGCCGCCACTCGCCTCATTGACATGGGCATCGAGCCTTTTCTCGTTGCCTCATCAGTCGTCGCGGTGCTGGCTCAACGGTTACTCAGGCGGATTTGCCCTGATTGCAAGCGCCCCTATCGGGCCAGCGAAGACGAGCTGAGCCGCCTGGACTTGCCGCCTGGTTCCGCAGTGACCCTGTATCGAGGAGCGGGCTGCGCGGCCTGTTCACAGACCGGTTATCGCGGGCGAACCGGCATCTTTGAGCTGATGGTACTGGACGATGAGATTCGGCGACTCATCGGCAGTAAGGCAGACTCGACGGCCATCAAACAGGCGGCGCTCGCAAAAGGAATGGTGACGTTGAAGCAAGAGGGTGCGGAGCGAGTCATCCAGGGCCGTACCACGTTGGAAGAAGTCATGCGGATCACTCAACAGGAAATCGACGTCGACTGA